The genomic DNA AACTAAACTGATATTATTGGAGCATGGTTGAGCATCATGATAACCTTCTGATTCAAGTCGCTTGACAGTTGTAACGGAACTGTATACTTTTATAAATCAAATGGACAGAAAATAAGGGAGGCAGGTGCATGCCTGCCAGATCTGGATATGAAAGGAGTCTATTATGAAGAAAGTCGCAGTTATTCTCGCCGGATGCGGCGTGTTTGACGGTTCCGAGATATACGAGGGCACACTTACACTCCTGTACCTTGATCAGAACGATGCCCAGGTGACTTGTTTTGCTCCACAGAAAAAGCAGTATCATGTTATAGACCACACCAGGAGTGAACCGGTCGAGGAAGAAAGCCGTGATGTCTACACCGAGTCGGCCCGTCTGGCCAGGGGCAATATAAAGCCGATTACCGAACTGAAGGTCGATGACTTCGACGCGGTCGTATTTCCGGGCGGTTTCGGGGCTGCCAAGAATCTCTGCACTTTCGCTTTCGACGGTCCCGACTGCGAGATCGACAGCGAAGTCGAACGGGTGATCAAGGATACTCTCGAAAAGAAAAAAGTCCTCGGCACTATCTGTATTTCCCCGGCTACCGTGGCCCGTGCGTTGAAAGATTCCGGCAAAAATCCGAAGCTTACGGTTGGCACCGACCAGGGTACTATGGATGCTCTCAAGGCGATGAATGCTGAGCCGGTCGCCAGGGAAGTGAGCGAAATTGCTGTTGATGAAGACAACAAGATCGTCTCGACCCCGGCCTATATGCTTGGACAGCGGATTTCAGAAGTTGC from Candidatus Zixiibacteriota bacterium includes the following:
- the elbB gene encoding isoprenoid biosynthesis glyoxalase ElbB — protein: MKKVAVILAGCGVFDGSEIYEGTLTLLYLDQNDAQVTCFAPQKKQYHVIDHTRSEPVEEESRDVYTESARLARGNIKPITELKVDDFDAVVFPGGFGAAKNLCTFAFDGPDCEIDSEVERVIKDTLEKKKVLGTICISPATVARALKDSGKNPKLTVGTDQGTMDALKAMNAEPVAREVSEIAVDEDNKIVSTPAYMLGQRISEVA